The Armatimonadota bacterium region GCTGTGGCCCGCGGTGGAGACGAACGGGTATGCCGACTCCTTCCGTCAGCAGTGGAGGCAAGTGCTGGGCGCGCGTGTTCTGGACGCAGAGGGATATGTGGCTACCCACCAGCACGCTTCCATCGCCCACCCGCTGGGCTGGCCCTTTCCCTTCTGGAATCAGGGCAGACGCACCGCGGGCTGGCACTTCTCGTTCAAGGATACGGTGGGACCCGGCTGGCGCCCCGATACGCTGAGCACCCCTGAGGGATGGGAGCTCTCTGGAGCCGAAAACGCTGGAGTCACGGAAGAGGGCTGGCTCGTCCGCCTGACGGGTGCGAATGCCTCGGTGACCGCTCCTGCCTGCGACGTAGACCCCTATGAGGCGCCGTTCCTGCAACTGCGCTGGAAGGGGAAGGGCATCGAGGATGCCCAGCCGTACATCGAGTGGGCAACGCGCGAGCAGCCCGGCTTCTCGCCGGAACGTCGCTTCTACTTCAGTCCCCACACAGGTGATGTTATCCATCATGAGGCGATACCTGTCTACCGTCATCCCCTGTGGAAGGGTGACATCACGCGCCTGCGCATCGGCTTCGGCAACCCCAAACCGGGCGGCGAGGTGGTGATTCAGGCGTTCTTTACCCAGTACGACACCCGCCATAACATCAATGCGCAAAACTTTGTGCGGGGGTGTGCTACCTACTTCTGGTGGACGCGCGACCTCAACTTCCTGCGACAAAACATCAACCGCATGCGTCTCGCCATGCGTTACCTGATGACCGAGCACCGCACCCTGCAAGAGAAGGTCGTGGACACCCCATGGGTGGGGCATGAGGGACGTAGCGGTGTGCGCTACACACCCGACGGCAAGAAGCAGATAGTACATGGAAGCGGTGTAGGTAATAACTACTGGGACCTGCTGCCGTTTGGCGCAAAGGATGTGTACGCTACCATCCATTACTACGATGCCCTGCGCAAGATGGCACAGATTGAGACCGAAATCCTGCGCAATCCCGGTTGGAATATACCTCGTGGCGTGTACGCGCTGGAGCCCCAGCAATTGCTGAGACATGCCGAAGAGGTGAAGCGGACGGGCAACCGCCTCTTCTGGAACCCACAGACCCGACGCTTCGCCCCCATCGACGCCGATGGCAAGATGCACGACTACGGTTTCACCTTCCTGAACCTCGAGGCAGTGGCTTACGATTTCGCCACGCCCGAACATGCGCAGGACATCCTCCGCTGGATCAGTGGGGAGCGCGTCGTGGGAGGTGACACCGCGCAGGGCAAGGACATCTATTTCTGGCGATTTGCCCCACGCGCCACCACCAAACGCAATATCGACTACTACTTCTGGGCATGGAGTGCGCCGGAGAGCATCGCTTTTGGCGACCAGGTGCAGGACGGTGGTGCGGTGCTGGGTTTTTCCTACTATGACCTGATGGCGCGGCTGAAGGTGCGCGGGCCCGATGATGCATGGAACCGCCTGCAAGAGATCCTGCGCTGGTTCGAGGAGGTGGAGCAGGCGGGTGGTTACCGCAAGTACTACGATGGCTCTCGCCCGGGCACATTACAGGGAGGGGGCACCGCAGGTGGTCTCGGACTGGATATGGAGTTCTTCGAGAGTGTGCTGGTGCCGCAGGTGATGCTCTACGGCTTCCTCGGTTTCCAGCCAATGGGCGACGGTTTTGCCATAGACCCCAAGCTGCCCACGCGCTGGCAATCGCTTCGTATAGACCGCATCCGCTGGCAGAGGCTCACGCTGGCTATCACGGTGACGCCGGAGACTATCCGCATCGAAAAAGAGGGAGAGGGTGAAGAGGCACCACTTGTTCGGTTACCTTCTGGGGACTGGAGGGCTATTGGCAAAACGGCAAGAGGGGATCTGCGTGGGGTGAATCTGCAGAGAGCAACTCCCGAGCTGTATCGCCTGGAGTGGCAGGGCTTGCAGGAAGTGGTGCTGGAGCTTCGCAACCGATCAACGAGGAGGAGCACAGAAAAATGAAACCGATAACCCTTTCTTTGGAAGAGTACCGCGACAAAGTGTACGCCTGCTGGATGGGCAAGAACATCGGGGGCACGCTGGGCGCGCCCTATGAGGGGCAGAAAAAACTGCACTCGCTTACCTTTTATGACCCCGTGCCCGATAAGGCGTCTGCCAATGACGACCTGGATTTTCAACTGGTCTGGCTGGAGATGTTGCGTGAACGGGGGGTACAGCCGACGCTGAGCGACTTTGTGGACTACTGGAGCAAACACCTTGCTTCTTACCCGTGGAACGAGTACGGCTTCTGTATGCGCAACATCTCGCGCGGCTTGCGCCCTCCGATTTCGGGGTGCTTCGAGAACTACTACATCGACGAGATGGGTTCGCCGATACGCAGTGAAATCTGGGCATGTGTGGCTCCGGGTGACCCGCAGCTGGCAGCGTCGCTGGCGTGGATGGACTCGGCGATGGACCACGCGGGCGGCGAAGGAACTTACGGCGAGATGTTCTGGGCGGCGGTGGAGAGCGCGGCGTTCGTCCTCTCCGACCCGCACACGCTTATCCGCATCGGGTTATCCATGATCCCCGTATGGTGTCGCATTTCGCGCGTGATTCGCGAGGCGGTATGGTGCTACGACAACGGGGTGCCCTGGCAGGAGGCACGCGAGCGCATCCTGTTCAACTTCGGGCACAATCAGCCCTGTCACGCCGTGCAGAATCACGGTTTCACGGTGCTCGGCTGGTTGTACGGTAAGGACTACGGAGACAAGCTGTGCACCGCGGTCAACTGCGGTTATGACACCGACTGCACGGGCGCGACGCTCGGTTCGTTGCTGGGCATTCTGGGCGGTACGAAGGGCATCCCGCAAGAGTGGATAAAGCCTATCGGCGACGCCATCGTGTTGCACCCGTACACGCGCGGTCTGGACGCCCCCAAAACGATTGGGGAATTGACAGAGCGTACGGTAGAGGTGGGGAAGAAGATGCTGGAAGCGCGCTCGGACAGCGCAGGACTGGGCGATTCCACCCGCTTGCCCGATAACCTGCTTTCCCTGCTGTTCCGCAACGAGCGGGCACTGCTGGCGCTCAGTCGTGACCCACAATCCGCTATTGTGCACACGAAGGGCTACGATATCGCCCTGCACTACAACGGTGAGCCGGTACTGCGCCCCGGCGTTGAGAAAATCATCGGCGTGTCCGTGAAGAAGGAAGATACGCTGGTGCCTGCCAGCGTGACCATCCGGGTGCCAGCAGGCTGGCGTGTTCAGCCTGTCCGGGAGCTACTGGGACAGTATCGCTTCGCCGTGTACGCCAGCGAGGTGGCTGACCGCAATACCATAGAGGTGAGTGCGACGCTGGACGGTACGCTTTTGAACGCCTCGTTCACGATGCTCGGACCGGGTGAAGCGAAGGGCTATCCTGCCGGTCAAAACGTGCCTACCTGCCCGCGGTGTCATGCGCGGGTGGAGGCGTGTATTTGCGAGAAGTAGCTCTTACCGACAGCCCCTCTCCCGAATCTTCAGGAGAGGGGCTTTGACAGATTCCTGACTTATCCTTTCACGACGCCGATGGGGCGCATGCGAGCGACCTTGCGCGAGATGCCCACACCCTCGCACACGTCCACCACGTCTGCTACATCCTTATAGGCGTAGGAGGCTTCCTCAGCCAGCGTACCCTTGTTCTGGGCGCGTACGTAGATGCCCTTCTCCGCCAGCTCCTGTGCGATGTTGCGTCCCTGTGCTTCACGCATGGCGCCATGTCGGCTCATCATGCGTCCCGCGCCGTGACAGGTGGAGCCGAAGGTCTCGCGCATCGCCGTCACCGTGCCTACCAGGATGAAAGAGTAGCGTCCCATGTCGCCCGGGATGAGCACCGGTTGACCCACATGGCGATACACCTCTGGCACGGCGGGATGCCCCGGACCGAAGGCGCGAGTGGCTCCCTTGCGATGCACGCACACCGTCTTCACTTTGCCGTTTATCTCGTGCTCCTCGATCTTGGCGATGTTATGCGCTACGTCGTATATCTGGTGCATACCGAGGTCTTGCGGTTTGCTGCCGAACACCTTTGCGAACGCCTGCCGTACCCAGTGTGCAATCGCCTGACGGTTCGCCCAGGCGAAGTTCGCCGCGCACGCCATCGCCGTCAGGTAGTCCTCGCCCTCTTCAGAGGTGATGGGCGCACAGGCGAGCTGTCGGTCGGGTAATTCGATGCCGTACTTCTTCTGCGCCCTTTGCATCACGTCCAGATAGTCGTCGCAGGTCTGGTGTCCGAAACCGCGTGAGCCGGTGTGTATCATCACCGTAACCTGCCCGACCTGCGTGATGCCGAAGGCTTCTGCCGCTTTCGCATCATATATCTCGTCCACCACCTGCACCTCGAGGAAGTGGTTACCGCCGCCCAGTGTGCCCAGTTGCGTCTTACCCCGTTCGATGGCACGGCTGGAGATATTAGCGGGCTCTGGGGGCAGCAGTCCGGTGAGAGTGGTGCTCTGCTCGCTGCGCTCCAGGTCCTCTTCCCAGCCGTAGCCGTGTTCGATCATCCAGATGGCACCTTTGCGCATCACTTCGCGCAGTTCCTGGGCGTTGACCTGAATCAGTCCTTCGCCTTTCAACCCCGCAGGCACGTCGCGGAAAATCTGGTTTACTAGCTCCTGGATGCGCGGTTGCACCTGCTCGAGGGTGAGGTCGGTACGAAGCATCCGAACACCGCAGTTAATATCAAAACCGACTCCACCGGGCGACACGACACCTTCTTTGATGTCCATGGCTGCCACTCCACCGATGGGGAAGCCATAGCCCCAGTGGATGTCGGGCATAGCGACGGAGTAGTTCTGGATGCCGGGCAGCGTCGCGACGTTCGCTACCTGTTCTGGAGACTGGTCTTGCACGATATGCTCAATCAGGCGTGCGCTGGCGTAGATGATGCCGTCCACACGCATTCCTTTCTTATAGTCCTTGGGAATGCGCCATCGGTAGGTATCGATACGCTCTAATTTGCCCTCCCATTTCTCGCTCATACCGTTCACCTCCCCAACAACATATTATACTCCAGGCTGAGAAAAGTTTGGGGAGCAGTGGAGAAGGCTCTTGAGGAAGCAGAATCACAGAGGGCACAGAGACGTTCTCCTCCCTGCGCCCTCTAGAGGCTCAACCTCTGCGGTTGGAAGTGTATCAGTGCCCTATTGGCTCCGGGCTGGAACCTACCTCGGTAATCACCCACTCGCTGCCGATGCGCTCGACGGTGTAACTGATATAGGTGGTACGCACCTGGCTGTCTTCGTCCTCGTACACGTGTTGTCCGTAGAGCACGTAGGCGTCGTTTGTGCGCTTGCGGATCTCATCGAAGGCGAAACGCATGGTGCGCGTGTTGCGCATGGCATCCACCGTCATCGTGAAGTAGTCCTCGGCGGGTATCGAGTAGGCATACTTGCCGCGCAGGTACACCGCCACATACATATCCCAGCGCAGGTGTCGGCGTATCAGGTCGGGGCTATTGTATCGCCATGCCCGCTGGATGTCACCGATGGTCACGTCCAGGCGAGAGGGCAGATTGCGCTCCAGATAGTAGCTCTCGCGATAGGTGAATACCGGTACCTCCACGAACACCGGACGCTCTATCACCACAATGCGCTCGGTGGAGATGTACGCCGGCATCGTGGGGTAGAATACGTACACCGACGGGCAGGCTCGGTATGGCTCGTATACCCGCAGATAGAAACCGTATGCGACACCACGTGGATAGTGACGCCGGTACTGGTCGTTGACCGGTGGGAAGTAGATTTTGGGTTGCCATTCGCCAGTCCGCCTCGCGAGGTTGATCATGCCGTTGCTGGACGGACGCGGGCGGTTGCCAAAAGGTGTTTCTACCTCTGGCGGGTACACCCAGTATTGTCCCTCTCCCACTGGCGGCTGGTTATCGCGTCCGCTGGGCTGTGGGCGGTTTCCGGAGGCGTAAGGTGATGGAATAGGTCGGCGCGTGGGTGCAGGAGCGGTGCTGCCATCGCGCTTTCGGAACAGTTCGTTTTGATTCGTGCTGGAGCTGTTGTTGCCGGGCGACACGGATGGCGTGTTGCGGCTCTCGTTCTTGCCAGAAGACGACTTGTCGTCCGATTTGCTCTTGCCGCTTTCGGTCTTCTTGAAGAGCTTGCCGAGGTCATCTGCGGGTGCAGGCACTGCCGCCGCCACACCGATGGCGAGCACCGCCGCCGCTATCAGCAATCTCCAGCGCAGGACGAGAGTTTTCATGGGAATACCCTCCCTTCAAGTGCTTCCATTGATTAGACTGTTCCACATATCGCCAGGTTACCACCTACCTGTCTTGCGCAGGAGGTTGGATATAGCCGTAATATCTGCCCATCCAGTAGGGCAATAGCCAGAACACGCCGTCGCTTTCGGTACGCCCGCCATCACCTTGCACAGCAATCCAGGGGTTGTCGTCCCAGCGCATCACGCCGCGCTCGCTGGGCGGAGGAAGGCGGTCGGTCTGCCAGCTTTCACTTTCCGGCGAACGCACCAGCCTCAGGTCTTCGCGCCGGGTATTGTCCACCGTCCAGCGCACCAGGTCCAGCGGCGCGTCACGCAGGAACATCAGCGAGTCGCCCATCTCTGGAGCGGTACCCGTCAGCGAGGCATACACAAAATGGAACCAGGGATTCTGGTCCTGCTTTACCCCTGCGTACCATGTGTCCAGTGCCTGGCGGTACAGCTTCTTCAGTTCAGGGTCGGTTTCGTAAAGCAACAGAGCAGGAAATGCCAGCGCCAACAGCTCATCGTCGATGTGCGTGCGCCAGGCAGGGTTGAAGGTCTTCGCTCGCTGGACGTTCTCGCGATAGCCGTGTTCGTCCAGCAGTTTGCGATATTCGCGCTCGTATTTGGCGTCGCCGGTGATGTGATAGGTTGCTTTCAAGAAGGAGAGTATCTCTACGGAGTTAATGCCGCGTTCTGGTGCCCAGTCGGGGTCGCCGTTCAGTTTTTCAGGTGACCACACTCCCCAGCGGGTGTGCGTACCGTCGATGTCACGCAGTACGTATCCACCCTCGATGATGTAGTCCATCACGCGACGCACATGCTCGCGCACCTGCGCCCTATCCTGGTCGTCCGCGGCGAGGTCGTAGAAAAACAGGTAGCCGTAGAAATGCCCAGTGATTTCGTCACTGCTGGTATCGCCTTTCCAGAGCCATTTGCCATCTTTGCTCAGTCTCCAGCGCTCCTGCACGCGCTTGTGGCGAGGGTCACGCACGTGTTCGTCTGCCCACTCGGCATCGGTGTAGACGCGGTTGGGGTCGTTCATGGGCTTCCAGTCGGCGGGGATGACCGTTCGTGCCACGAAGCCGGATGTGCCGGTCACCGTTTGCAAAAAGCGCAGCCCAGTGAAAGCGTTGCGAGCACAAGCCTGGGCGGAGGGGTCTCTCGTGGCGGCGTATCGGAAAGACTCCATCGCCAGGTACATGCCCGTGTACTCGCCGTCGTTGTCGTCGTCGCGAGGTTTCCATGTGTTCACATCGCCCGGGACCTGCAAGAAGCATTTTTCCACCAGTCCCGGTTCGCGAACATGGCGGGCAAGGCAGACGCTCAGGTAGTGCTCCGCCTTCTGGGCGAGGGTCATCGTGCGCCGGCGTATCGCGCTCACACCACCGGCGGTAGCCACCCAGGCGGTGCCGTCCCGGTCGAAGGCGACATCGCGCACATCATCGTCGGGTAGCCAGCGCAGGCTGTGCAGTAAAGACCACCGCTTACCGTCTGTGCGAGCTACGCCTACAGGCGTGCCTATCCACATCCTGCCATCGGGGGCGCGACGCACGCACTGCACCTGCACACTGGGCAAACCATCGGCAGTGGTCAGCTGTCCCACCCGCTTGCCGTCGCGATGGATGGTGATTCCCCCCAGACCGCCTATCCACAAACTGCCATCCGGCGCGAATGCCAGACCGCGCACTGATGCACTGAGAAGATACTCTTCGTCATACCGCCATGTTGTGCCCGATGGTGTGTAGTGGAACAGTCCCACGTCTGTGCCGATGTAGACACCACTATCGTCCGGCAGCACGGCTCTCACGCTTCGGGCAGAGGGCAGCTTGTGGGGAATGGCCGTGTTCGCTCTCACACGCCACATGCCGTCGGGACCGAAAGCCAGTATCTCACCGTTCCTCTCACACAGGTTGGATACTGGTTGCGCGATGCCGGGCACCTTGCGCAAGTTTTCACCTTCTACCCGATAAAGCCCATCCCATGCGCCTATCCAGGTATCGCCACGACCATCTGCCAATGCAACGAAAGCAGGTGCTGCTTGAGTGTTCACCGCCTTCCAGCGATGCGAGGTTTTATCCAGAGCGTAGACGCCCGCGCGCGTGGCTGCCCACACGTTGCCCTGCGCGTTCACGGCAACGGAACGCACATCGTTCGCCTCTGCGGAACCGAGCGAGTAGCGTTCGGCGGTTTCTTGCACAAAGGGGACATCCATTGCGGGCTGTATGTGTGTGGCTACAGCAACACTCAGCAACAGGGGCATGATGACCATCCCAATCTCCTGCATCCTGAACCTCTCGGTGTCGAATCATCCATGCGGTGCGAAGGTGACGCCCTCATACACCGCCTGCACGCGCAGTTCGACATTCGCGCTCTCCAGAGCGATCACCTGCTCCGCCCGGGTGTACTCCCTGTGCGCCCACTGTCCATCTGGCTGGCGGACGAAATGCTCGATGTGCATCCTGTCCTGTGAAACCAGCAGGTATTCGCGCAACGAAGGCAGCTTCTGATAGGCGAAGAACTTGACCGAACGGTCCAACTCTTCGGTGGACGGAGACAGCACCTCGATAATCACCGTTGGATTCAGCAGGTTGTCCTCCTGTTCGTCTTCAAATTGAGGCTGCCCGCACACCAAGACCACGTCAGGATAGAAGTATGCACTCGCTTCCGCTACCCGCACGCGCATGTCAGCGATGTACGCTTCGCAGGCTTTACCGCGTAGCGCCGCATACAGCATACCGCCCAGGTTGAAAGTAATCCTGTTGTGTGCACGCGACGCTCCCGCCATCGCGAAGACCTGTCCGGCGAGGTATTCGCTTTTGGTAGGTGATTGTCGTTCCGCCTGCAGGTATTGCGCCTCAGAGATATATGTGGAACGCACCGCCATGCTATTGCCCTCCCGCGTACATGCTACCAGCACGCGAGGAAGCATGTCAATACGTTTCCCCGTACGTTGTGCAGCAAGAAGTCAGCAGAGGTTGTGATATAATGAAGGAGGGAGTCGTTAGGTACCCCCAATCTCTGTTCAA contains the following coding sequences:
- the rtcB gene encoding RNA-splicing ligase RtcB; this translates as MSEKWEGKLERIDTYRWRIPKDYKKGMRVDGIIYASARLIEHIVQDQSPEQVANVATLPGIQNYSVAMPDIHWGYGFPIGGVAAMDIKEGVVSPGGVGFDINCGVRMLRTDLTLEQVQPRIQELVNQIFRDVPAGLKGEGLIQVNAQELREVMRKGAIWMIEHGYGWEEDLERSEQSTTLTGLLPPEPANISSRAIERGKTQLGTLGGGNHFLEVQVVDEIYDAKAAEAFGITQVGQVTVMIHTGSRGFGHQTCDDYLDVMQRAQKKYGIELPDRQLACAPITSEEGEDYLTAMACAANFAWANRQAIAHWVRQAFAKVFGSKPQDLGMHQIYDVAHNIAKIEEHEINGKVKTVCVHRKGATRAFGPGHPAVPEVYRHVGQPVLIPGDMGRYSFILVGTVTAMRETFGSTCHGAGRMMSRHGAMREAQGRNIAQELAEKGIYVRAQNKGTLAEEASYAYKDVADVVDVCEGVGISRKVARMRPIGVVKG